A single Mesomycoplasma ovipneumoniae DNA region contains:
- a CDS encoding S8 family serine peptidase has protein sequence MVEKIKKFKKFALYLSGFTLISLIYGSLVINWNNNKQYWYSTNFSNKIDVREPFIKKLNKFSKVENLDNNFELKLLLNPDFLDTDPKKITSFNIDFLEKIKKLNLKYKETKYSQMLPIVWFYFDTENDREFFVKNSLKNSTISRFIVYKNEEKDKQTGHVETLNDNNPLNNNDDYHSLFSESLNKNISIVNFQKQAAKDNENQDKATSKVGAIEFLDKFNSNFNIYFNENQLNINDLVSNRPKQAEKPYHSTLVSLILGGKAGVDKKSDLYLSIFKTDAEWQKAIEWMATKDVRVINHSYGNKLVDFKDYNENAYLLDFLARKYGVINVFAAGNGADKIDEDEFGKNKADDNPWIDDRSLSINSIVVGALEDNSSNSNIAKNEIAPYSNFKTGDQYLQFAKPLVVAPGQIYNVLDDKNQSGQSKKYVSGTSYAAPIVTGLISTLLRGKPLWVRNDFRVPVIKSILSVSAISPNHNDLDKKDSGYYEKYGAGIPDFEKMKEAADNTSFMFGNKENEGEVIFTGNRFWVNSNETIKASLSWNFNAGMLKNNETGQNISGWWWFLPAITRNVSSDWLSLEATKKRQGGTFVSDYDLYLQKLNSNGDWVDVARSNSILSNDELIDFKSNESAYYRIYVKNYKSSVFENSEDDRIVASYLVHNEN, from the coding sequence ATGGTTGAAAAAATTAAAAAATTTAAAAAGTTTGCCTTATATTTGTCTGGTTTTACTTTAATTTCATTAATATACGGTTCGCTGGTTATAAATTGAAATAATAATAAGCAATATTGATATTCTACAAACTTTAGTAATAAAATCGATGTAAGAGAGCCTTTTATTAAAAAATTAAATAAATTCTCAAAGGTTGAAAATCTAGATAATAATTTTGAATTAAAATTATTATTAAATCCTGACTTTTTAGATACTGATCCTAAAAAAATAACTTCTTTTAATATTGATTTTTTAGAAAAAATAAAGAAGTTAAACTTAAAATATAAAGAAACAAAATACAGCCAAATGTTGCCAATTGTCTGGTTTTATTTTGATACTGAAAATGATCGAGAATTTTTTGTCAAAAATTCCTTAAAAAATTCTACTATCAGTCGATTTATTGTTTATAAAAATGAAGAAAAGGACAAACAAACAGGACATGTTGAAACGTTAAATGATAATAATCCGTTAAATAATAATGATGATTATCATTCACTTTTTAGCGAGTCGTTAAATAAAAATATTTCAATAGTAAATTTCCAAAAACAAGCAGCAAAAGACAATGAAAATCAAGATAAAGCCACCTCAAAGGTTGGCGCTATAGAATTTTTAGACAAATTTAACTCAAATTTTAATATATATTTTAATGAAAATCAATTAAATATAAATGATCTAGTTTCAAACAGACCCAAGCAAGCAGAAAAACCATATCATTCAACGCTAGTCTCATTAATTTTAGGCGGCAAAGCAGGTGTTGATAAAAAGTCGGATTTGTATTTATCAATATTTAAAACAGATGCTGAGTGGCAAAAAGCAATTGAATGAATGGCTACTAAAGATGTAAGGGTAATAAATCACAGTTATGGAAATAAACTTGTAGACTTTAAAGACTACAACGAAAATGCATATTTACTTGATTTTTTAGCAAGAAAATACGGCGTAATTAATGTGTTTGCTGCTGGTAATGGTGCTGATAAAATTGACGAGGATGAATTTGGCAAAAATAAAGCTGATGATAATCCATGAATTGATGATAGAAGCTTGTCAATAAATTCAATAGTGGTTGGTGCGCTCGAAGATAATTCTAGTAATTCTAATATAGCAAAAAATGAAATAGCCCCTTATTCTAATTTTAAAACTGGTGATCAGTACTTGCAATTTGCTAAGCCCTTAGTAGTAGCTCCAGGTCAGATTTATAATGTTCTTGATGATAAAAATCAATCTGGCCAAAGCAAAAAATATGTAAGTGGAACTAGTTATGCAGCCCCTATTGTAACCGGATTAATATCAACACTTTTAAGAGGAAAACCACTTTGAGTTCGTAATGATTTTAGAGTTCCAGTAATAAAATCTATTCTTTCTGTTTCTGCAATAAGTCCAAATCATAATGATTTGGATAAAAAAGATAGTGGTTATTATGAAAAGTACGGGGCTGGAATCCCTGATTTTGAAAAAATGAAAGAAGCGGCAGATAATACTAGTTTTATGTTTGGCAATAAAGAAAATGAGGGCGAAGTTATTTTTACTGGCAATAGGTTCTGAGTTAATTCAAATGAGACAATTAAAGCCTCTTTGTCTTGAAACTTTAACGCTGGAATGCTAAAAAATAACGAAACAGGGCAAAATATATCTGGCTGATGGTGATTTTTACCGGCAATTACCAGAAATGTTAGCAGCGATTGATTATCGTTAGAGGCAACAAAAAAACGACAAGGTGGTACTTTTGTTTCAGATTATGATCTTTACTTACAAAAATTAAATTCAAATGGCGATTGAGTTGATGTTGCAAGATCTAATAGCATCCTGAGCAACGATGAATTAATAGATTTTAAGTCAAACGAATCTGCCTATTATCGTATTTATGTTAAAAATTATAAATCTTCCGTTTTTGAAAATTCGGAGGATGACAGAATAGTTGCTTCTTATTTGGTGCATAATGAAAATTAA
- a CDS encoding ATP-binding protein: MIIKRDFYLNQIIDKKENDRIKIITGIRRCGKSYLLFNLYRDYLLSSGIKENQIITIALDQIDNIEYRNPFRLNEYIKKKTKNINKMYYIFIDEIQLSENVSNPYIDSNEKNITFVDVLLSLMKHSNLDIYITGSNSKMLSSDLLTQFRDRGDQVHVNPLSFAEVYELFDDKSEAFEHYFVYGGMPHIYKLQNDEQKSHYLKQLFKQTYIKDILERNKIHNEQQILEILLDFTSSNIGSLTNPSKLAKRFLSEKQIHISSNTIFKYLKFFEESYIIQCAYRYDVKGSKYFSTPFKYYFSDIGLRNARLNFRQIENNHIMENIIYNDLLRRGYNIDIGVVEHEFKNGSTRKKVQLEIDFVINKGHKRYYIQSAFNIDNLEKKEQEITSLKKINDSFKKIVIVRNKIIPKHDENGILYIGLEDFLLNESIIDL; this comes from the coding sequence ATGATAATAAAACGTGATTTTTATCTTAACCAAATAATTGATAAAAAAGAGAATGACAGAATCAAGATTATTACTGGCATAAGAAGATGTGGAAAATCATATTTATTATTCAATTTATATCGTGATTACCTACTTAGCAGTGGAATTAAAGAAAATCAAATTATAACAATTGCTCTTGACCAAATTGATAATATTGAATACCGAAATCCATTTAGATTAAATGAATATATTAAGAAAAAAACAAAAAATATAAACAAAATGTACTACATTTTCATTGACGAAATTCAATTATCTGAAAATGTATCAAATCCTTATATTGATAGTAATGAAAAAAATATAACCTTTGTAGATGTGCTTTTAAGTCTTATGAAACATAGTAACTTAGATATTTATATTACTGGTAGTAACTCTAAAATGCTTTCATCAGATTTATTAACTCAATTCAGAGACCGCGGAGACCAAGTGCATGTAAATCCTTTATCTTTTGCTGAAGTTTATGAATTATTTGATGACAAATCAGAAGCTTTTGAACATTATTTTGTATACGGTGGTATGCCACATATTTATAAATTGCAAAATGATGAACAGAAAAGTCATTATTTAAAGCAGTTATTCAAGCAAACGTATATTAAAGACATTCTTGAGCGCAACAAAATACATAATGAGCAACAAATACTTGAAATCCTGCTTGACTTTACATCTTCAAATATTGGTTCTTTAACCAATCCCTCTAAGCTTGCAAAACGTTTTTTGTCAGAAAAACAAATACACATATCATCAAATACAATTTTTAAGTATCTTAAATTTTTTGAAGAATCTTATATTATTCAATGCGCTTATCGCTACGATGTAAAGGGTTCTAAATATTTTTCAACCCCATTTAAATATTATTTTTCAGATATTGGTCTAAGAAATGCAAGATTAAATTTTCGCCAAATAGAAAACAATCATATAATGGAAAATATAATCTACAATGATTTACTTCGAAGAGGATACAATATTGACATTGGTGTTGTAGAACATGAATTTAAAAACGGCTCAACAAGAAAAAAAGTTCAGCTTGAAATAGATTTTGTTATAAATAAAGGCCACAAAAGATACTATATTCAATCAGCGTTTAATATTGACAATTTAGAAAAAAAAGAACAAGAAATAACCTCGCTTAAAAAAATAAATGATTCATTTAAAAAAATAGTTATAGTAAGAAACAAAATAATTCCAAAACACGATGAAAATGGTATTTTATACATTGGTTTAGAAGATTTTTTACTTAATGAATCAATAATAGACTTATAA